Proteins encoded by one window of Methanobacterium sp.:
- a CDS encoding zinc ribbon domain-containing protein codes for MAKRECSNCGAQIEENVKFCTECGSKMEQEELKCPSCSAQLPKDTKFCTECGTKIETAPKEVICPKCRKKLSANLKFCTECGTRLGLQAPEKKSHDDEVDKLIKEAKDTGKGLLKEADGLLKKFTR; via the coding sequence ATGGCAAAAAGAGAATGTTCAAACTGTGGAGCTCAAATAGAAGAAAATGTTAAATTCTGCACTGAATGTGGCAGTAAAATGGAACAAGAGGAATTAAAATGTCCAAGTTGTTCAGCGCAATTACCTAAAGACACAAAATTCTGCACTGAGTGTGGTACTAAAATTGAAACAGCCCCAAAGGAGGTTATCTGTCCAAAATGCCGTAAAAAACTTTCAGCTAACCTTAAATTCTGCACAGAATGCGGAACCAGGCTCGGATTACAGGCTCCGGAGAAAAAGTCCCATGATGATGAGGTGGATAAGCTCATTAAAGAAGCTAAAGATACTGGTAAAGGGCTCTTGAAAGAGGCGGATGGTTTATTGAAGAAGTTTACTCGATAA
- a CDS encoding class E sortase produces the protein MNRRHIYLLIIFIIGMVFIFVLSQGSAQISTKHYKNGEISFDYPENWQELKAQNSQIAVFKDPETGSNITINRQMIPEGHNVDKSIPESVYKPNENYVITPPEGVQNDFKPVSSESGSISGVNFAVNTYKTKINGSSLTVKELWLQKNNALYSVIYKTKQEKDKNILFGNPDGFDVIKNSLKVDNASLKKSYVFASISIPKLGVKWDVRSDTLNAYNAVLHYGESFYPGQNGSCGIIGHHTFYSAPFNHIETLKKGDKVYIDDYLTQKRYVYSVLNASDIRYDYKTNKITFNQGSRELIIGTCWPPGRSTAEIYAHCQLDSVEPL, from the coding sequence TTGAATAGAAGACACATCTACTTATTAATAATTTTCATAATTGGAATGGTCTTTATATTTGTTTTGTCACAGGGAAGTGCACAGATTTCAACCAAACATTATAAAAATGGTGAAATTTCTTTTGACTATCCTGAAAATTGGCAGGAGTTAAAAGCACAAAATAGCCAGATAGCTGTTTTTAAAGACCCTGAAACAGGTTCAAATATAACCATAAACCGTCAGATGATACCTGAGGGGCATAATGTAGATAAATCAATACCAGAATCAGTTTACAAGCCCAATGAAAATTATGTGATAACTCCGCCAGAAGGTGTTCAAAATGATTTTAAACCAGTTTCAAGTGAATCTGGAAGTATATCGGGCGTTAATTTCGCTGTAAATACTTATAAAACTAAAATTAATGGTTCATCTTTGACTGTAAAGGAATTATGGCTTCAAAAAAATAACGCACTTTACAGTGTAATCTATAAAACAAAGCAAGAAAAGGATAAGAACATATTATTTGGTAATCCGGATGGTTTTGATGTGATTAAAAATAGTTTAAAGGTGGACAATGCATCGCTCAAAAAAAGTTATGTTTTTGCATCAATTTCCATACCAAAGTTAGGCGTTAAATGGGATGTACGTTCGGATACTTTAAATGCATATAATGCAGTTTTACACTACGGGGAAAGTTTTTATCCAGGTCAAAATGGTTCATGCGGAATTATAGGGCATCATACGTTTTATTCTGCTCCTTTTAACCATATAGAAACCCTTAAGAAGGGAGATAAAGTATATATTGATGATTATTTAACCCAGAAAAGATATGTATACAGCGTGCTTAATGCCAGTGATATTCGCTATGATTACAAAACTAATAAAATAACCTTTAATCAGGGTAGTAGAGAGCTTATTATAGGTACATGCTGGCCTCCAGGAAGATCTACAGCAGAGATATATGCACACTGCCAGTTAGATTCGGTAGAACCCTTATGA
- the minD gene encoding cell division ATPase MinD, producing the protein MTAITVIKCNNGGLKITRIIIIASGKGGVGKTTITANLGVALASYGLDVTLLDSDVTMANLELILGMEGRSVTLNDVLSGDADISEAIYEGPRGVKVIPAGLSLETLKKVEIGRLENTLEFLAQQTDVILIDAPAGLGKDALAAISSAQEMILVTTPEIPALSDALKTKLVASKLGVNVLGVVVNRDKNDRTFLTTKEIEIILRIPVLAKIPDDPEVSRAAAFAEPFVLKNPNSIAYTPIMQLGANIMGIDYTPFVPDYKGIVSKLIDGMLGKKEKI; encoded by the coding sequence ATGACAGCTATAACTGTCATTAAATGTAATAATGGGGGTTTAAAGATTACAAGAATAATTATAATTGCCTCAGGAAAAGGAGGGGTGGGTAAAACCACCATAACTGCTAATTTAGGAGTTGCCTTAGCCAGCTATGGTTTAGATGTAACTTTATTGGATTCAGATGTGACCATGGCCAATTTAGAACTTATTTTAGGTATGGAAGGCAGATCAGTTACTTTAAATGACGTTCTTTCTGGTGATGCAGATATTAGTGAGGCAATTTATGAGGGTCCTAGGGGGGTGAAGGTCATACCTGCCGGACTTTCTCTGGAAACCCTAAAAAAAGTTGAAATCGGCCGTTTAGAAAATACATTAGAATTTTTGGCGCAACAAACTGATGTAATCCTTATTGATGCACCTGCAGGGTTAGGAAAAGATGCATTAGCGGCTATTTCTTCAGCACAGGAAATGATTCTTGTAACAACTCCTGAAATCCCCGCCCTTAGCGATGCTCTTAAGACCAAATTGGTAGCCAGTAAATTAGGGGTGAATGTTCTGGGAGTGGTTGTAAATCGTGATAAGAACGATAGGACCTTCTTAACCACTAAAGAGATAGAGATTATTTTAAGGATCCCGGTTCTTGCCAAAATACCTGATGATCCAGAAGTTAGCCGTGCAGCTGCTTTTGCAGAACCCTTTGTTTTAAAAAATCCTAATTCTATAGCTTATACTCCAATAATGCAATTAGGTGCAAATATTATGGGTATAGATTACACTCCATTTGTTCCAGATTATAAAGGAATAGTTTCCAAACTTATCGATGGGATGCTGGGAAAAAAAGAAAAAATCTAA
- a CDS encoding DUF308 domain-containing protein, with translation MQIKESGLILIILGLIVLAFPVLGVIPFSLITGIIVSLLGIGLMIAGFLTDETTVRILAIIIGIIALILGIGFIVSPGLFSFVAALFVFIAGLFLIVMGIATLTGKFGGDNRSGIVSLILGLIYLLIATFISDPAVLGTLVGLWLLITGFLMLFQKD, from the coding sequence ATGCAAATTAAAGAGAGCGGATTGATCCTTATAATTCTTGGCTTAATAGTTCTGGCTTTCCCCGTCCTTGGAGTAATCCCCTTTAGCCTGATAACTGGAATTATAGTATCATTATTAGGTATAGGTCTAATGATTGCAGGTTTTTTAACAGATGAAACCACAGTCAGGATTTTAGCAATAATCATAGGAATAATAGCCCTAATTCTTGGTATAGGCTTCATAGTCAGCCCAGGATTATTCAGTTTTGTAGCTGCTTTATTTGTATTTATCGCAGGCTTATTTTTGATAGTGATGGGAATTGCAACCTTAACAGGCAAATTTGGCGGAGATAACAGATCAGGCATAGTTTCCTTGATTTTGGGCCTAATTTACCTGTTAATAGCCACATTTATATCCGATCCAGCAGTTCTAGGCACTTTAGTAGGCCTATGGCTTTTAATCACCGGATTTCTAATGCTATTTCAAAAAGACTAA
- a CDS encoding PRC-barrel domain-containing protein: MRVDEQIKGKEVIDSSAMVVGKVKDVEINWDNNKIEAIVLGSGGISEMLGLSRDEAVIPYNAVEQIGDKILLKKID, encoded by the coding sequence ATGAGGGTAGATGAACAAATAAAGGGAAAAGAAGTTATAGACAGTTCTGCAATGGTGGTTGGTAAAGTAAAAGATGTTGAAATAAATTGGGATAATAACAAAATTGAGGCAATTGTTTTGGGCTCTGGCGGAATTTCTGAAATGTTAGGTTTATCCAGAGATGAAGCTGTAATTCCTTATAATGCTGTTGAACAGATTGGGGATAAAATACTCCTTAAAAAAATAGACTAG
- a CDS encoding DUF305 domain-containing protein, producing the protein MLRDGLMENNDNSGMMEDVNRHFIEKMIPHHEDAIAIADIALKKAEHQEIKE; encoded by the coding sequence ATGTTAAGAGATGGACTAATGGAAAATAATGACAATTCCGGCATGATGGAAGACGTGAATCGTCATTTTATTGAAAAGATGATTCCGCACCACGAAGATGCCATAGCTATAGCAGATATTGCCCTAAAAAAGGCAGAGCATCAAGAAATTAAGGAGTAA